The stretch of DNA AACAAGGTCGGGCTACCCATCGGTGAGTCAGATCTCATGTTCCTGGACATTATTTTCccctcaaaaaataaaaaataaaaaataaaaaaaaaagccagggATGAAACAATAAGTTATACACACCagcttctaaaaaaaaaaagagccttaATAtgaagaaaagggggaaaaaataaatgtgtctgtagCCCAAAAGGCTACTCTATGATAGCCTGTAAATGCGTGGTTGCTTGTCTACCaggatttttttaaactaaataaatgtgtataaattGTTATGAGTGGgaatttctttgaaaaaaaaatacaaaaacagtctGCTATTTTTGCCAATCACTGGATACTTTGACGTCGGCTGGTATGGCACACATGCCAGTGATTTCACTGGATAAATGATGGTAATCCCCATCTTCAGTCTCCATCTCTTGAAAACAGCAGTGCGCGTACAGTGCGATCAGGCCTGgtaataacaatgaaaatatcAGACTAAATGTTATTATTAGTAGCCTCCACCACCATAATAAATTAAACCAGTGTCACTCGCAAGAATCCCCCGTGTGAATGGCTGTGTatgagggggggaggaggagggggggggggggcagaaaacACGTCCAGATCCACAGGGGTGGTGGCTGGGAggttgaaaaatgaatgaaaaaccttttttgCCTATGCCATTCAGCCAGCACAGGCTCACGAACCCCAACGCGCAGTCCTGGCCCACAGACAGAAGTCGTTTTTTAAACCAATTTTCCAGCTCCTCGGGTCGGACTTATCTCTGCCGTCAGTCGGGATttgcagctgaaagaaaataCCAGACTTGTGCCACGCAAGAGAATGGGTCTCCAGCTCTCCAGCTAGACGACCTCGGCTAGGGTGGGAGGGAGAATATGTCCAAGGAGTTGCCCTTTAAGCGTGTTTCTTGTTTTGCCTTTATCCTcacaaaaaaaagggagagaaaactAAAACTCCTGGTGCGCGTATATCCAGAGGCTGAAATCCTACGGTTCGCCCTCGGTTAGAGCAGGCTGTGGGTCTCCGCTCCTCCGTGGAATCTCTGCTGTAAACAAGAGTCGGCTtctctcacacagaaacacatagtGCTACAGATAAGGTGGCCGGCGACAGGGCGGAAAACCCGGAGTGGATTCAGCCCCAGGGATTCTCAAAAACACACTACACCCCAAACAAGAAcgacccccaccccaccccacccccactgtgtgtgtctgaaagctATGTTAGTATAGCTTTATTCCAAGTTATATAACCTACTGTCAATAGCAGAGGCAAACAAATTTGAATTTTGCCGGGATGGATCCCATGTCTGGAGCAGAGATGTTCTTTATATCATGTATCATTAGTTCCAATTGTTAGACTACTGACAATTTCTTAGTATTTGGGGGAAGAGACAGGGATGGCTGTAAAGTTGATCACAATTTTGTCTGTATCTCCTAACACAGTTAGTTACATTTAttaaatcagtggttctcaacatGACAGACGGGACTCCCCACAAGGGGTCACAAGATTACCTTGGGCCCAATTTGCAACATTAATTCTGACACATTTGGAAAGACTCGcaaatttacatttgaaatttgTGACAATTAGTGACAGTCGATTATGAATCAAATGCCATGTTGTGATCTGTATGTAAATAAATGGCAAATGTGAAACTGGCCCCTAGTAGAAAATTAGAAACCTAAATTCTAATATGCATTGTCTTAAGTGATGTGGGGCCCCTAAGGCACCATGACTGTGAAGCAGTAACTGAAATGGTCAGATTGGGGTATACTTTGTAGGGCTTAACTAATACTGAGATCTTGTAGAAGGGGCTCTGTGTCAAAATGTAGTTGTCATAACATTCATATTTTAGTTTACATTACACAGCTCACAATCTTACACAgatctgtgttttaattaaaatatcCACCAATCACTGACAAACAGATCTGTGCATTACTGGTATTCTGTTTGGTTTCTGGGACTCCAGCTTTCCAAAAATCTTCTTAAGGTTTAAGCTTGAGAGGTTCCAGCTTGTGAGGACAGAGGTGTTTCACACAAAGATGGAGAGATGTTACACCCTGTTCTGCTGTAGGAAGTTATTGTTGAGGTAAAATATAACATTGTTGGTAAAATCCATGAATCCACGAAGTTTCTTCCAAGGCCGTTCAGTGTTGACTGAATAACTTTGTGTCTGAGAGGTAGGCTACATGATTACAGTGAATTTGGACTTGAATTGTTGTCCGCAGCATTTAGGCATTGTCTTTTCAAATGAGCTTGTTTaagaaatttttattttgacagaaatgtcaaaaataaataaatcaacaagaaaaaaaatattcaataacaATTCAGTTTGAACGGAACTGTGATAGATTTTATGTTCATGTGAGACACAGATACCGAGTTCAGGAGGGAACAAAACATGGAACGATTGCTTTTAACGAATAAACATGATTGAAATAATTTTGCTGTTTATCTTCAGTttacctggggggggggggggggggggggggggcatcaatCTGACCATCGTTGGATTTCTTTTGTAAAAGCAGGTGGTTGTAGATGATGAAAATGACTTTGTGTTCAACTGCTTatttcatactgtgtgtgtatgtgacttgTATGTTTCTGGGCCGACTGTGCCTCTATTCTTCATGCAAAAGTAGCAAAGAGTTGACCTTTAATGTTTATTACTTCtaaaactgtatatatatctTGTTGCAAATCACTGACATCTTTGTCGGAAATAAAATCAGCTTGGACATGATCTCAGATTGGGACTTGTACAGTTGCAAAGGCAGAAAATGTAACATAATCTATAGGGATCATCATTCTTTTAATTTAATGGCAACAACAAATGGAAATCTATCATTATTTTAACTATAAAGTAACTATTACTACTAAATTTCTCCAGTATTTTGCAGAAGATAATAGCAACACTAAAAATCTATATTGCTCTAGAGTGAATAGAACTACGGTCAAACCTCCCATACCATGAAGTCTATTTTGTGCACTGGAGCTGTACCATAGGTTACACTCAACACCATCGTCACAGGCCCCGAGTAAAATCTGACATGGAGCTTTGTTCAAGAGGGGACCGGCAGCACTGCCTTTATCGTTCATTCATCCCATACATGCAGCAGAGACAGCGCAGTGTGCAATGGGCGTCGCTATTCATTCTGAAGCGCGTTTGATCCCGGATGCAGGTTCATAATGTCACTGTCAAAAATCACATCGTTGGCCATTTAGCGAGGGATGATAATCAGAAATTCCttaatcttttcatttcagatgaTTTTTAGCCTACGAAGTCGTGTTATCACATTATTTTTGAAACTCGCATAAATATTTATTGGAAAGTATTTTTCTCTCaccattttataataaaaacgACTTTCAAGTTTGTCATTATGAATTCAACATTTCCATCGGGATATTAAGTCGGTTTTATGATTCTGACATAAATAATCCATCATTCCTAAATTAGATAAATGACTTGGTGAGTTCAACGACCTTCTCTACACTAGTAAATATTAGTGAGTTTAAAATACACTTAAGAAATGTTGAGACGTTCGTTCCTCAAATGAGCCTAattgcattttcaaatgttaccaaaaaatatatcagaaaaGCATTATATTAATTCAAACGAGTCCTGTTATTTGTTTACTCACATTTAATGCTTTTGAAGTTTAATTACTGAAATCTAATAAATATTAAGAGTGTAAATGCAGCGAATACGCGGTATTTTAGATATAATTTCTGTggtgtaaataaaacaattacttTCGTTCAAGTTGGTTTAGGTAATACTCACATTTGCGCTATAAAGTCATCGGTCAATGAGAACTGTGCTTGAAAGTCTTCTGGCATGTTGTTGAGGTGTAGTGAACATTCAAGCAAGTCCAAGAAACAGAACAGCATCTCCCCTCGTGGTTAAAAACGGACGCCAATTCAGTGGcgccatttttctttttttttcttttctttctttctttttttattttcacacagcagttttgtggattttgtttttttgtttttttcctttttcgttttttttttttggggggggggttaccaCCTCGTGAGATTCACTCTGGTGACTGTTGAGGTTCTTTCAGTGATTCGGTGCcgccctctgctgctgcaaatgCTGCACTGCAgttatactgtacagtatgttaaaaTATTATTGAAGCATAAATTCATTTCATCAAGTGAACAAGGGCAAATACTTGTAAAGCAGCAAAAGCCGTGGCACTCTactcatttacagtatgtagCTAGTGCTCAGGTACCATCGTtcgtctcttttctctctctttcaaacacaagcacagaaagacacagattCCATCAGATGCAAAGATCAGAGacatatatcttttttttaatgaacacttGCAATcacaaaacatctaaaaaataataattctataTGTAATTCTATATCTTGATGGTCTTTCAATTATGATccctttaaaacataaaatactggTGAACACTTATACCAACAGGCACCTCGTGCTAGAATATTTGGAACACTCAACTTCAATGTCTCAAGTATTGCACTTCCAATTGCACTCAAGATTTGTCCCCTGAATGCTTATTAaatacaaagaggaaaaactatTAAACGTCTTAAACGTATGACAATGGTGAATGATCACACAAGTTAAATAACATTATCTGCGTATAGTTTAAATGACAAGGTTTGATTGGAGAATCtaagaaaatgtttgttacCTATGATAAAGAACTAAGGAAAGCGGTTTATTTCAGGAGGATTACCACCATGGGAAAAGAAATTGAATCCTGACATTAAGATCAGAATTTTGAGGTCTTCATAATTAATCTTGTTCTGTTAAATAGAGACACCATTTTTGAGGTCTTCATAATTAATCCTGTTCTGTTAAATGGAGACACCATTTTTCGACTGCCTCAACATACTGCTGGTCAGAGTTTGGTGCACGTAAAGTATATATAAATCAGTATTAAACACGTGTAGTATACAGTACGTGTAAAATTGTGCATAAAGAGTCTGTGCAGAGAAGAGGGTTGGTATTTGCATAAAAAAGGTTTGGGTATACTTTAGCTGAGGCTGTATTGAATTTGAGCTTAGAATTTTGTATTAAGAATACTGTTCTTTTTCTCCCGAGGAGAAGGTacctcatcttcctctgcttctgttttgtcTTCAAAAACCCCCAGTAAATCCCAGGACTCAGGAATGAATTGGTGACAGAAGCCTAGGTCCACCAGCCAGGACACTGTAATAATACATATCACAGAAGAAAGCATGGCCAGAGTCCTGTAGGGAAAGTACTGTGTGATAACGCTGTTCTCCTCCCTCCAGCCGGGATACAGCAGAACAGGAGGGATCCCGAGCAATGGCTCCCCACTCAGCCCACGCAGCAGCAGCCCAACCACGTAGCCGCTAATAGCACCGTAGGTATTAGCATAGCGGAAGTGGAGCACACAGATGAGCTGTGGGAAGATCACGCAGTAGAGGAGGTCCCCGCTTACCAGCCAGAAAGCGAACACACTGTCGTCACCGAAGGCCAGGCCTGTTCCCGCCAGGCCCACAAGCAGCACGCTAACACGGATCACCCGCTGCAGCTCCCGTTCTGAGGcctgcaggaagagagagagaaaagggacgATAAAAATTGAGTTTCTTTGCTTAATACTGAactaaacacacacgcacacgcacacacacactcatacacacacacacacctgcttcctCAATGTTGTcttgtaaatgttttgtgtaaACATGGATGCTGAGGACAGCAGCACAGAGTCCATGGAGGACATaactgctgcagccacagaacCAATGCCTAACACTGAGACCCAGGTGGGTGTGAGGTAGCGCAGGGCCAGTGGCAGGATCTTCCCTGCCTCCCCTCGTTCATAAGGAGGGGGTAGACCATACGCTGTCTGGTTCCAGTCTttgagaaaaggagaggaagagaggaaaagagataaagaggtagagatagagacagacaggtgcgagaggaaaagaaatattGGGAGGGGAAGAAGTGTTTTAAGATTATGCTTATGGtgtcaaacaaattaaaataaaaaatcaagcACTGgggagaaggaagaaaaatgtctgaaaatagaTATACATTATGCCCCACCATAATTAGTATGATATGCTAACAGTAACCAGTTATGCAAATGCTCACGGGAACTTttcacacacacgtatgcaaATGCAACCCAGGTTATATCACCCCATGCCATTTATCATGGTAGTGGGTTCCAACTGTTAGAACATGCTGTCTAACTGAACCTACGAACGCACTGTATCTGAGGGTTTACATTCATGTGTACCTGCAGAGGCAGCCACTGCTCCGATGACCACAGAGGGGATTCCCATAATAAAAACTgtcccagcagcagcaaaacagGTGACCTGGGCCTGAGCCGAGGAGGACGCGGAGAGGATCCTCTGGTATAGAGCTTGATAGGCCAGTCCCCCTAAAGCCTACAAGATACACATGCAGGCACAAAAAAGCACAGCTTAAAAATTCATGCAGTTCACAGCAGACGGTTTATCCGGTCAAACACAGATTTATCTAATTACATGAATAATAATGGGTGTATTATATTTGTCAGTATAATGTCTGAGTTCCCTTTAGCTGTTTCAGATTCAGGGTCCTGGTGTGGTTCATGCTGGCTcattgtcacactgtcatggcttactggggctcttgaatagaacagagccatcattGTTATTCGTAACACTTAACAGTAGTGTGAGTGTTATTCATAACACTCACACTACTGTGataagtcaaaatgtcttttgGGAAAAAGGTCTCTTAACTAGGGGCACCCCAGCTGGTTTAACTTCtggtatttacatttacacatttaatacCATGCCATTCATTTTCAGCATTACCTTGTACCTTACAGGTACAAAGACATCAGACAAAGTCACAGGGGTCATAACAAGTCATACGGTCAAATGCTGACTATGTTGTTGCACATAAACAACTCTGACAGACATGCTTTTTTAACATTTCGGTATTTTGTCCAGAATTTGCCATGACTGAACAGCTCCAATGATGAATTACAGGTTTTCCTGAGCTTATACTAGATATCCACTATGTGGTGCTTCAGTCACCTAACTCcattacacacactgatacaaaataaaattttgaaatCTAACCAATAACAGCATCTCATCTGCCCATTTTCCTGCATCCGCCAGCTCCAGCTCTCCTGTCCATGAGTTGCCATTTGTTTGGTTGAGAAGGGCCATTTGAGGGTTCTCAGTGACTGCAGGACTGAGTAACAAAAAAGGAATACAGAGccactgaaacagagaagaaaaaacagcaattatAGCATAACTGAGGACAAGCCATCAATTCATTACTTAAATTTCttaatgaatgtatttatcTATCTCAATGAAGTCCCATTATTTCTGTTGCCgtccctccaccctccctctcttctccacaTTCCTCTGAGCATCCTCTGTTTCTCACCATGCTGAAAAAGATGAAGGAAAGCTGGATGATATCAGTATATGCAACGGAGTAGAGACCCCCTAGGAATGTATAGATGATGGAGACAGCCGCTGAGATAATGATGGAGAGGGCGGACGACAACCCAAGAATTATGCTCATCGTTCCTCCTGGATATTACACAGAAAACTCAATCAGAGatcaaaaatgtaatgtgatgATTTCATGTTAAATTTTGCCAAATAAAGCCACAAAGACTTGTGTGAAAAGTGTTACTTACCTAGAGCAGCAAGGATGCAGGCAACCCACAAAATATCACTGACCAACGCAGGAAGCAGTAGTGTTGCAGTGAACATGTTGCCATAGCGATGCTGAAAAGGGTCCAACATGGTCACGTAGCGCTTTGACCTCATTGGTTTCGCGAAAAACAACCCTCCTTCAGATACAgagtaaacaaaaaataaataaaacaactgctctatcataaaaaatcatctAAAGCTTAAGATGAaacagttaatcaattaattaatttgtcaaAAGAGTTtgaaaaagacaacaaacaacaacaaacagcaacagttttaattcataaattttattataatttaaaaatgaacttttttaaGCAAGGGCAGCAACAATTCACTGGTTGCAGATTCACAGTTTTTCTTAATCCTCTGTGATACAAAACTGAATCTCTCTTATAATGCACATACACTTCTTAGTTCAGTAAaattgtatgttgtttttaggagatgtgcttgttttttattGCCAGATGTTAGCTTAGTGTACATTGTATACCATTCACTGGCTAGAAGAAATCACAGTCATGGTTATATTATCTGATGCTTTATATTTTCTGCTGCTAACCTGAACGAGTGCAATACAAGTGCAGTAACTTGCACGTGCATCCtaacatttctctcttttacatGCCAAACACACTTCCTCAAACATAACTTTGAGGAAAATGTattcaataatgaaaaacactttGGAACAATACTTCTGTGGAAACTTTCATTAGTCTTGTAGATTCACATACAGTTCTGTGCTACAGTTGGGTgcaacaacaggaaacaaaactgtGGCTTCTTTCTTCagtaataaaatgattttaatggACTATATTTTGCATATAATTTGTGAAACTTTGTTTATTCCAATATGGGAAGAATCTAAAGTAGCTCTTGCTTGACACACATCCATTTCAACTGGGTCTCATCTTTGGGTGTAGCCTGTATCTTgtccagtgcatgctgggataagTGAAAAGCCACAACACCACTATAGAAAGGTAAGCAGGTAAATAGCATGAAAGGATAAAATCCTGTGCTTTGCTTTAGGTGTACTTCTGCTGAATGCAGAATCACCATGGCTGCTGTATCTccgtaaaaaaaaattgctacATCATAGGTCAAACATGAGCTGACATGTGCTTTATCAGATCTTTTTTGTGACGGATCTTCAGATAAGTCTGAAGTCTTGAGCAGCATTGTGTGCAGTTGCGGTATTAGTCTTCAAACATATTCAAAACTAAACTCAGCTCTCAgttctgtttttactgtctcTTTGGTTATCTGCACATGCTTTCTGTCTGCCATgattctttcatttcagttgtCATTTGAGGTTGCCTCAAAGACACGTCACTGCCTCAAAGTTCCGTGTGTGTGGGAACCGTGGTCATCAGATGTGTTGAGACAATGTGCATTTCTGATGAACTAATAAGAGTGTATGCCTCGTAAATTTTTTATACACAACTAATGGTAACGTTTTGACTAAACTATTGTTGAAGAGCCAAAAACTatgacacacccacacactcaaaagcacatgtgtatgtgtcacATCCTGTGACACTTGAGTATGCACGGCTGAAAATACAACACCAGGGTGCTACTACTTACCCAAAACAAGaagataaaatgtcagatagaTTTTTTGGAGGAGTATACTAATCATGTTTGTCATTTGTAAGTTTATGTAATAACGATGACCTCTTCCTCTGTTATATGCCATTATGCTGaggtttcatttgtttctgttactTACCCAGAAGAAAATTGATAAGATAGGCAGGAGGCCCCATTGCCCAAATGAGACCTTGAGAAGGAGAATAAACAGCTTCAGCAGTTCCCATAATATAGCCTCCGCCAACCCATGTTGCTGAAAGGGAGGCAAAGACAACAAGTGAAGACTGGAgtaagaaaacagacagaaaggagCTTAGGATACACACATTAAGGACCACATGTCAACCACTGATACatgacagacatgaaaagaaagCTTCTACCTGTCATGGTGAAAACCCCAACCAGGACACTGATGTTGCGGCCACCAACAATGGTAACTTCACTCTTGCTTCCAGCACATGTCTTCTCCACTTTCTTGGATTTTCGAGATGCCCAGATCCCAATTACCAGGATGACAAGATAAAAAACCACAACGGCCACCAGTCCAGGGACATCCACTGCCATGATTGTCTGGTTACACAATGCACAGTCCATCAATtgcactgacagacagtgtgtcatataaaacacaataagtgcacaaatttaaaaacaaaaaagcagctGTTGCAAGTTTAACATGAGTCAGAGGTTTAACAATGGGGCTGTGCCACAACCCCCAATGAGAGTTACTGCCATTGTCTTTCGTCATCTCCAGGAAGCACCACGTCATTAGGGCGATAAGACCTTTTGAGGCAACTAGTCTGAACTTGACTTTCACAGGCTGTAAATAGGCACTGACAAGGCATCTCCCACCCATCCGCTATACAGTACACATATATTGTAGTACAATCACTGCCAGTATAACTTTCTCTAGGATGCCAAACAAGTGTCAGCAAAGCCTTAATGTACTCTGGCTCTCATTTGTAAAAAACAGGGCGGTATCATAACcttttacatttaaactaaCATTAACAGAATAAGCACTTAACTTCTGGGAGCAATCCCGACTGAATAAGACTGTCATATCAGGGATGTAAAACCTCATGTGGAAGAGTAATCCAAAGTGATAACCTCCGTTATCTTGCCTGAGAATATAAGCCTGAGACCCACAACACACAAATAGCTGATCAACAGGGGGTATCACCCAGGGATGCTCCACATAGATAAAAAGCATGTAGCCAGGCAACCTTTGAGGACCCTGATCTCATGTCCTCAGTGTTTTTTCAAGGAATTTGTGCTTTAGCAACCCGCAGGGAGTTTGGATTTTTCACTTTAAACCGCACACGTTTCTTAAGGCTGGTTCAAGTATTTTTAGATCCAGTATTTTTCCACCTGAATCAGTTTTTCTCCACCAGAGCTGTTTTCCTAGCACTGTGGctttcaaactgtttttaaaacttcatGTTGGGAAATAGACTTATttcaaattgtttattttaaattatggGTCTTCAATTTCCTTGTAAATTCATTGGCAGTTTCCTGGAAAGAGCGATGTAATCTAGCACTAATTGTAGGGAATAAAGCTCTGAGACATTTTAGTTTGAGTTCACCAGTTGTTTATTTCCAGAAGAATTTCCTTGAAAGAACTACTTGTTCTTGTAGACTTGTAGAAAACATTGCTGAGCAGTTAACTGTGAAAAATCTAGATAGTTTGAAATGTTATCAGCAAAGTCAGTTAGTTGCAATTCTATTTACCTTGCTTAAATCTTTCACTCCCATTGCATCCTCTTAAATTAGTGAGTTAAACTGTAATGCGTTATATGCTCTCTCTTTATAAACAATAGTTGGtctaatatttaattttatttgagaGAGTGTACAAACACCATAAGGGTTTGTCATTATAAAATATGCTCAAGAGCTTCTGCAATGGTATAATCTGTACCAATCTCAGTAAAACCCCTCATTAAACCTGTCATAATTTATTGATCCTAGTTTCTCCCCCTGAGTTACACTAAGCTATTGAGAtgtattttctaacattttggTAGATTTAACACCAGTTAAATCAGGGTGCTTTCACTGCAGTGGGCCAAATAAATGGTTATTTAGATACAACAATGTTAGAAATAATCTTGTATAAAGTAATTCTATGGATATTTAAAGTAGAACATTAAACATATACCACTTTGAGTATCTGAGGTAAAAGTATTATTATACAGGCAGAAATTAAAACCACTTTCACTTATACCACACAAATATTGGATCATTACCTATGTATTATTGTGTACGTGCCGTTTGATTACTGAATTGTTCAGGGGTGGAGCTATTTTACTTGATATCCTTTTCAGTGTATGGCGGAAAAGAATAACACATTAGATTTCATAAGATtaacatgttttgtatgtaacaTTAGCGATATAGCTATAGTTGTTAAATAAATTTAgcggattaaaaaaaaagttctgtatTTCCTCTATAAATGTAGTAGACTATCcgtaaaaaaaagtaaatactCGAATAAATTAGAAATAGCCAACGATTAAGTTACTGTATGCAGACtacattccaccactgattAAGACCACACTGAACATATTGCCTTAGGCAGTTTTCTCCCTCAATGTGCAGAGATAGAACAGGTTACGAGTCTTTAAATATTTCCGTATCTGCGAAAAACGGACTTTAGGATTGCGGTCTAGCGTTAATTCCTCTATCACAACAAATTAACGCGTAAATGCCTTAAAATTAAcccaaaacaaccacaaaatctTGAGGAAGTCTTCACATACGAATTTCTCCATCATCTGGGCACGAGGACTATCAAACATAGGTCATTTATACAACATCTCCTCTCATAAATAACGTTAGCCTGTAACAATGAATACATTAACGATTAGAAGGGGAGACGCCACAGATTCttcaaaacaggaaattatCAGTAGCTACGGATAATTTGTTATCGATATGGTTATAAATATGTTCAATATTGGTTTTATCCGGTGCAGACAGGTTCAGATGTCTGCGCCTGTTCTCACAGTCAGGATGAAATTAGCAGGCAGGTGCGTGCTAGACCCCGGTAGTAGCCCGCATTTAGCTAACGTTATGTTTTAACCACTATAAATGGTTAAAATTACCCAAgtataaacataataaaatgaattgaatgaatCCAATTCAAATAATTTTAATGATACAGAGACCATGATGTGTTATTCAGCCTGCCGACAACAAAAGATTAAAGATGAGATTATAATTGTATTCCAGTGCAGTGGCTAGTGTATTTGTACCTTTGAGGAGAGCCGACGTCCTTTCTCCGATACATCTGCCGCCTCCGGTGAGGTACTGACTCGCTGGTCACTTCTTCCCTATTGTTGTCTCCCTCTGAAACGTGACTCCCCGAGTCGCGTTCAACGCTGTCAAAACGTACAGAAACGTTTTTACACAGCAGCGACTATGTATTGGACGTGTTCTTGCAAGCAGTTTGTAGCTCCTGCTACATTCAATATTTAGATGGCACGTACCCCGGAAAGGGAGCTGAAAGTGCGACAGATTTTAAATTCTGTTGTGAAACGTTGCAAACCGGTGCAGTTGAAACGTTTTCACTTGAACGCCTCCTGAACAGGAGGCCGTGATAAAAGAGAAACCATCACTCCAGTGTGCGTTATCTATGATAGAGaatacagtgtgtgagtgtgtgtgtgggtgtgtgtatgtgtgtgtgtgtctctctctctctctctctgtgtgtgtgtgtgtgtgtgtttgtaaattgTACTTACGTGATTATGTTTTAGCCCGTGACAGGGCAAACACACGTGGTCATCACCACCAAAACACCGTCATATCCACTTTACCCCCTATACTATGCTTAGATGTTTTTCACTGTTGACACATGATGCCCGAAAGGTAACACGATCGAGCACTTATACTTGGCTAATGCATAAGTGATGTACATAATAGACTATAATGATACCGCAGGAGTagctttataataataaaattaaccTCTATGTCTATATTGAATTGACTCAGTAAGGTCACAGTTACACTAATAACGATCCTAAGTTTGCTAACATCAGTTAACATTATACATAACTGGTTACTTATCATTCCAGACCAAGTAATgtataataatttataaaacCTGTAAATGGACAACTTAACAGGACCATTTTCACTGTCATATAGCATAAGTTATCA from Seriola aureovittata isolate HTS-2021-v1 ecotype China chromosome 10, ASM2101889v1, whole genome shotgun sequence encodes:
- the LOC130176877 gene encoding high affinity choline transporter 1-like yields the protein MAVDVPGLVAVVVFYLVILVIGIWASRKSKKVEKTCAGSKSEVTIVGGRNISVLVGVFTMTATWVGGGYIMGTAEAVYSPSQGLIWAMGPPAYLINFLLGGLFFAKPMRSKRYVTMLDPFQHRYGNMFTATLLLPALVSDILWVACILAALGGTMSIILGLSSALSIIISAAVSIIYTFLGGLYSVAYTDIIQLSFIFFSMWLCIPFLLLSPAVTENPQMALLNQTNGNSWTGELELADAGKWADEMLLLALGGLAYQALYQRILSASSSAQAQVTCFAAAGTVFIMGIPSVVIGAVAASADWNQTAYGLPPPYERGEAGKILPLALRYLTPTWVSVLGIGSVAAAVMSSMDSVLLSSASMFTQNIYKTTLRKQASERELQRVIRVSVLLVGLAGTGLAFGDDSVFAFWLVSGDLLYCVIFPQLICVLHFRYANTYGAISGYVVGLLLRGLSGEPLLGIPPVLLYPGWREENSVITQYFPYRTLAMLSSVICIITVSWLVDLGFCHQFIPESWDLLGVFEDKTEAEEDEVPSPREKKNSILNTKF